In Leclercia sp. AS011, the sequence CTGCGCTATTGGATGCAATGGGGCTGACCCAAAAGCAAAAGGCGCGGTTCTTTACACTTTCGCCGCATGAAATTGAGCGCAGCATGGAATGGCTGGCTGAGCCGGGTCATCACTTGATCAGGGCAGACAGCGCCCTGTACCCGGTTCAGTTACGCGCCATTACAGACTACCCGGGCGCCCTGTTTGTCAGAGGAGATGTACAGGTGCTGTCGAGCCTGCAGTTAGCCGTCGTTGGCAGCCGTTCCCACTCCTGGTACGGAGAGCGGTGGGGAACAATCCTTTGCGAACAGTTAGCCCAGGCGGGCCTGACGATTACCAGCGGCCTGGCCTGTGGGATTGATGGCGTTGCACATCGCGCCGCGCTCGCCGTTAAGGGGAAAAGCGTGGCGGTGTTAGGGAACGGCTTATCGGGGCTCTATCCCCGCCGTCATATCTCACTGGCCAAGCGTCTTGTTGAGAGCGGTGGTGCCGTCGTTTCGGAGTTTCCCCTCGCTACACCTCCCTGGCCCGGTAATTTTCCCCGGCGCAATCGCATTATTAGCGGCCTTAGTCAGGGGGTGTTTGTTATAGAGGGCCTCATCAGAAGCGGTTCACTCGTTACCGCAAAATGCGCGCTTGAGCAGGGACGCGAAGTTTTTGCGCTGCCAGGCGCGATAGGGAACCCTGGATGTGAGGGGCCGCACTGGTTAATTAAGCAAGGCGCCACGCCGGTGACGGCGGTAGAAGATATTCTGGAAAGTTTGCGATATGGCCTTAACGGGCTGCCGGAGGATCCCAAAAATTGGCTTTATTCTGCAGATCAGGAGCAGGTAGCATTGCCATTTCCTGAGCTCCTGGCTAACGTAGGAGATGAGGTAACACCTGTTGACGTTGTCGCTGAACGTGCCGGCCAACCTGTGCCAGTAACGGTAGCACAGCTACTCGAACTGGAGTTAGCAGGATGGATCGCAGCTGTACCCGGCGGCTATGTCCGATTAAGGAGGGCAAGCCATGTTCGACGTACTCATGTATTTGTTTGAGACTTACATCCATAACGAAGCTGAAGCACGCGTGGATCAGGACAAACTTACACGCGATCTCACCGATGCAGGTTTCGAACGGGAAGATATTTACAACGCGTTAATATGGCTCGAAAAACTGGCTGATTATCAGGAAGGCCTCGCCGAACCGATGCAGCTAGCTTCCGATCCGCTGTCTGTACGCATCTATACGGCTGAAGAGTGTGAAAGGCTGGATGCCAGTTGCCGGGGATTTGTTTTATTCCTTGAGCAGATTCAGGTGCTGAACCTCGAAACGAGAGAAATGGTGATAGAGCGCGTCATGGCGCTGGATACGGCAGAATTTGAGCTGGAAGATCTGAAGTGGGTCATCCTGATGGTTCTGTTCAACATACCAG encodes:
- the dprA gene encoding DNA-protecting protein DprA, whose amino-acid sequence is MTSTEIWLRLISIGELYGDKMVAIAQQLQREPHINAALLDAMGLTQKQKARFFTLSPHEIERSMEWLAEPGHHLIRADSALYPVQLRAITDYPGALFVRGDVQVLSSLQLAVVGSRSHSWYGERWGTILCEQLAQAGLTITSGLACGIDGVAHRAALAVKGKSVAVLGNGLSGLYPRRHISLAKRLVESGGAVVSEFPLATPPWPGNFPRRNRIISGLSQGVFVIEGLIRSGSLVTAKCALEQGREVFALPGAIGNPGCEGPHWLIKQGATPVTAVEDILESLRYGLNGLPEDPKNWLYSADQEQVALPFPELLANVGDEVTPVDVVAERAGQPVPVTVAQLLELELAGWIAAVPGGYVRLRRASHVRRTHVFV
- the smg gene encoding DUF494 family protein Smg, producing the protein MFDVLMYLFETYIHNEAEARVDQDKLTRDLTDAGFEREDIYNALIWLEKLADYQEGLAEPMQLASDPLSVRIYTAEECERLDASCRGFVLFLEQIQVLNLETREMVIERVMALDTAEFELEDLKWVILMVLFNIPGCENAYQQMEELLFEVNEGMLH